In the genome of Equus asinus isolate D_3611 breed Donkey chromosome 9, EquAss-T2T_v2, whole genome shotgun sequence, one region contains:
- the LOC106837359 gene encoding high mobility group protein B1-like: MGKGDPKKPRGKLSSYAFFVQTCWEEHKKKHPDASVNFSEFSKKCSEGWKTMSAKEKGKFEDMAKADKARYEREMKTYIPPKGETKKKFKDPNAPKRPPSAFFLFCSEYHPKIKGEHPGLSIGDVAKKLGEMWNNTAADDKQPYEKKAAKLKEKYEKDIAAYRAKGKPAAAKKGVVKAEKSKKKKEEEEDEEDEEDEEEEEDEEDEDEEEDDDDE, from the coding sequence atgggCAAAGGAGATCCTAAGAAGCCGAGAGGCAAACTGTCATCATATGCATTCTTTGTGCAAACTTGCTGGGAGGAGCACAAGAAGAAGCACCCAGATGCTTCAGTCAACTTCTCAGAGTTTTCTAAGAAGTGCTCAGAGGGGTGGAAGACCATGTCTGctaaagagaagggaaaatttgAAGACATGGCAAAGGCGGACAAGGCCCgttatgaaagagaaatgaaaacttatatcccTCCTAAaggggaaacaaaaaagaagttcAAGGATCCCAATGCACCTAAGAGGCCTCCTTCggcctttttcttgttttgttctgAGTATCACCCCAAAATCAAAGGAGAGCATCCTGGCCTATCCATTGGTGATGTTGCAAAGAAACTGGGAGAGATGTGGAATAACACTGCTGCAGATGACAAGCAGCCTTATGAAAAGAAGGCTGCTAAGCTGAAGGAGAAATACGAAAAGGATATTGCTGCATACCGAGCTAAAGGAAAACCTGCTGCAGCGAAAAAGGGAGTCGTCAAGgctgaaaaaagcaagaaaaagaaggaagaggaggaagacgaggaagatgaagaggatgaggaggaggaggaagatgaagaagatgaagatgaagaagaagatgatgatgatgaataa